The Streptomyces griseiscabiei genomic sequence AAGACCCGCCAGTGTCAACAACGCTCATGCTCAATACAGCTAGGGCCTGTCGAGCCTGAGATGGTGCAGCAGGAGCAGGGCGGCCGCCATGTTGGCGGCCGGGACCTCGCCGCGGGCGACCATGTCGGGGACGAGCTTGAGGGGAACCCATTCCCTGCGGTCCGACTCGAAGTCGTCCACCGGGTGACCGACATACGCGCCCTCGTCGGCCCAGTAGATGTGGTGCCGGGCGTCGGTGAGCCCGTTGGAGGGCTCGACGCTCATCAGGTGGTGCAGGGGTCCCGGCCGCCATCCGGTCTCCTCCTCCAGTTCGCGGGCGGCGGCCTCCACGACGGGTTCGCCGTCCTCGACGACACCCGCCGCGAGTTCCCACCCCCAGCTGTCGGTGATGAAGCGGTGCCGCCACAGCAGCAGCACCTCGTTGGCCTCATTGACCACGGTGGCCACGGCCACAGGCCGCAGCCGGATCAGGAAGTGGTCGAGGTGCCGCCCGTCCGGCAATGCGACATCCGCGAGATTGACGCTGAACCAGCGGTTCGAGTACACAGTTTGTTCGCTCTGTTTCGCCCATTGCATGGTTCTGCCACCTTCCGCCGAGTAAGTGGCAATATCGCAGCAGGAGCTTGGTGACAGCAGGCGCACGGCCGGTGCACGGCCGCGCCCCCGGGACACTGTCAGAGCGGTACGCGCAGCGCTCCGTCGATGAGTTCGGCGGCCTCGGAGGTCCCCGCGCAGCCGCTGCGCACGAGGTGTTCGCGTACCGCCCGGAGTCTTTCGCGCAGGCGCATGGACTCCATTCCGCGCGCCCGTTCGGCCATTTCGACGGCCGTCGCCGCCGCCTTGTCCGCGTTTCCCTGCCGCAGTTCGATCTGGCTGAGCATCGCCAGCCGGTGCACCCGGCCCCGGTCGTGCGCCGGGGTGCCGACGGCCGCCGCCGCGTGCTCCGCCGCGGCCGTCAGGTCGCCGAGGCTGAGCAGCGCCTCCGCCACCTGTACGTTCACCAGGCCGGGTTGGACATAGCCGGTCTCATCGGGTTCGTACCCGCGCCGGATGCGCTCGGCGGCCTGCTCGGCCCGCCGGATGCAGGAGAGCGCGCTCGTGCCGTCGCCCAGGTGCGCGTACGCCTTCGCCTGCATCGCGTAGAGGTCGGAGGAGAGCGCCGGGGTGATGTGCTTGCCCGCCGTGCGCAGCGCCGCCTCGGCGAAGGCGACGGCCTGCCGGTGCTCCCGCATGAACAGCGACTGGTTGACGAGGAGCGCGATGACGTACGCCCCGAGCCCCCGGTCCCCGCTGGCCTTCGCCAGCCGCAGCGCCTGGTGGAAGTAGCGCTGGGCCAGTCCGTGGGCGTCGGAGTCGTAGGCGCAGATCCCGGCGATCGCGACCAAACCGCCGGTGGCCCGGTGCAGTTGACGGCCGGTGGCGTCGGTGTAGCTGCCCCGCAGCAGCGGCGCGGCCTCGGAGTTGAGGAAGCCGACGATCCGGGCGCGCGTGGCGACTCCCCCGGCCTTGCGGTACAGCTGCTCGTAGTGGGTCCGGGCCGCGCGCAGCATCTCGATGTCGGCGATGCTGACGCGGTGCCGTCCGCCCCGGGACACATCGACGTCCTCGGGCGGGTTCTCCCACTCCCAGACCGGCATCACGGCGGGCGTCCCGGTGACGGCGGGGGCGCCGAGGACATGGGGGCGCTGCTGTTCGTCGGAGCGCCACAGGGCGGTGGCCCGCTCCACGAAACCGGAGAGCCCGGCGCCGTGCGGGGAGGTCAGCTCGCCGGGGACGCCGAGTCCTATGTCGTCGAGGGTGACGGTCCGGCGCAGCCGTCCGGCGAGCACCTCGCAGATCAGGTCGGGCACCTGACCGCGCGGGCGCTGGCCCTTCAGCCACCGGGCCACGGCGGTGTGCTCGTACCGCAGCGCCAGCCCCCGGGCGCGCCCCGCCTGGTTCACGTGCGCGGCCAGACCGGCGTGGGAGATACCGGCCTCGTCGAGGATCGCGTCGAGCAGGGTGTTGGGCTGCATGGGCCCTCCGGTGGCTCGGTGGAGACACCCGCCGGGGAAGGGCCGGGCGCCTAGGGGGTGGGAGCGAGAGGAGGGTTGTCGGCCGCGGGTCGTCCGTGGCCGGTGGCGCCGTTCCTCGCGCCCCTGAGGGTGAGTGGGCGGTCGTTGCGCAGCACCAGTATCGCGATGTCGTCCTTGGGGCGTCCCCGTGTGTGGCGAAGGAGTTGGGTGAACACGGCCCGCAGTACGGAGTGGGGGGAGATCGGCCGGCCGCGCACGGCTTCGGCGAGCACGCTCTCCAGCGGGAAGAACCGGCGCTCGGCGTCCCGCGCGTCCGGCACCCCGTCCGTGTGGAGGAACAGTGCCTCGCCGGGGAGGAGCCGACCGCAGGGCGTGACCGGCAGGTCTCCGGGGAGAGGGAACGCGCCCAGCGGGGGCAGCGGCTCCGCGGGGGCCACGAGTTCCGCCCGGCCGCCGCTGAGCAGATAGGGCCAGGGATGGCCGCAGTTGAGGGCGTGGAGGGCGCCGTCGGGGGCGATCTCCAGAAGGAGGACGGTGACGAAGTCCTCGGTGTCCTCGGCGTGGGCGCGGGCGCGGTGGTGCCGGGCGAGGGCGCGGTCGAGGCGGGTGAGGACCCCGGCGAGCTCGGCCTCGTCGTGGACGGCCTCGCGGAAACTGCCCAGCACGGCGGCGACGGTGCCTACGGCGGCGAGGCCGTGCCCCCGTACGTCGCCCATCACCACCCGTACGCCGTGTTCGGTGGAGATCACCTCGTAGAGGTCGCCGCCCGCGTGCGCTCCCCGGTCGGCGGAGAGCTGCGCGGCGGCGGTGGCCAGTCCGTCGACCCGTGCGGGCGGCGGCCTGAGCAGCACGCCCCGCACCGCGCAGGCGGCCTCACGGGCCTGCCGCACTTCCCGCAGCATCACCTGCCTGACGTGCAGCATCAGCCCCGTGCCGACCGCGAGGAACACGGCCCCGCCGACGATCCGGACCCCGCCCAGCGCCCGCCGTACGTGCCGTCGGCCGGAACGCCGAGGAGCCCCGGCCCTGCTTCGAATCATGCCGTTGGCCCCCCATCAGGCCCGGACAGCGCAGAAGGCCCCGAGAGGCCGGTCCGATTCTGTCCACCGGATGCCTCGACAGGGGCCTTCACAGGAAGTTGTCACCCAAATGAGTGAGGTGACTACGGAGGGGGCGATGGGGGTGGGAGGTTCGCCCCCACCCCCCAAGCGCCCTAACTCCGCAGAACCGCCCCGGTGCGCTCGCCAGCGAGGGCAACCGCCGCGTCCCGCGCCGCCGAGGCCTCGTCCACGGTCAGCGTCCGGTCCCCGGCCCGGAAGCGGAGCGCGTACGCCAGCGACTTCCGCCCGTCGCCGAGCTGCTCCGCGTTCTCGTAGACGTCGAACAGCCGGATGCCCTCCAGCAGTTCACCCGCCCCCTCGCGCAGCGCGGCCTCCACGTCGGCGTGCGGCACGAACGCGTCGACGACGAGCGCGACGTCCTGCGTGGCGACGGGGAACGTGGAGATGCCGGGCGCCCGCGGGGTGTCGTCGCCGACCCGCTCCAGGGCGTCCAGGTCCAGTTCCATCGCGGCGGTGCGGGCCGGCAGTCCGAGCGCCTTGAGGACTCGCGGGTGCAGCTCACCGGCGTGGCCGACGACCTGCTCGACGCCGTCCGCGACGACCACGAGCTCGGCGCACCGGCCCGGGTGCCAGGGGCCGTACTGCCCCTTGCGGACGATCAGTTCGGCACCGGCCTCGCGGGCGACCGCGCGACCGGCCTCGACGGTGTCGGCCCAGTCGGCGGCGCGCCCCTTGCCCCACCAGCCGGCCTGCTCACGGGCCCCGGCGACGACGACGGCGACGTGGCGCGGCTGCTCGGGCAGCGCGGCGTTCAGCGACGCGATCTCCTCGTCGGTCGGCCGGCGGTCGACCGGCGGCGACGCGGCGATCCGCTGCTCCTCGCGCGGGAGGAACACCAGCCCGGTCTCGAACAGGGCCAGGTCGTGCGTGCCCCGGCCGTCGTTGCGCCGCAGCGCGCCCAGCAGGCCCGGCAGCAGCGAGGTGCGGAGCGCGGGCTCCTCGTCGTTGAGCGGGTTGGTGAGCCGGACGACACGGCGGGCCGGGTCGTCGGCGTCCAGGCCGAGCTGGTCGAAGACCTGCTCGCCGATGAACGGGTAGTTCGGCGCCTCGACGTAGCCGGCTCCGGCCAGCGCCCGGCCGACGCGGCGGTGCAGCCGCTGCCGGTGGGTGAGGCCGCGGCCCGAGGGGGGCTTGGGGAGCGTGGAGGGCAGGTTCTCGTAGCCCTCCAGCCGGATGACCTCCTCCGCGAGGTCGTTGACCTCGGTGAGGTCGGGCCGCCAGGACGGCACGGTGACGATCAGCTCGTCCGCCCCGTAGACGTCGCAGCCGACCTCCTGGAGGCGGCGTACGACGGTCTCGCGGCCGTAGTGGACGCCCGCGACCTTGTCCGGGTGGTCCGCCGGGACGGTGATGGTGTGCGGCGCGGACGGGGCGACGACCTCGGTGACGCCCGCGTCGGCGGTGCCGCCCGCGAGGAGCACCAGCAGGTCGACGGTGCGCTGGGCGGCGGCAGCGGCGGCCTGCGGGTCGACGCCGCGCTCGAAGCGGCGGGACGCCTCCGACGACAGCTTGTGGCGGCGGGCCGTGCGTGCGATGGCGACCTGGTCGAAGTGGGCGGCCTCGATGACGACGTCGCTGGAGGCCTTCTCCAGGTCGTCATGGTCGGCGATCTCCGTGTCGGCGCCGCCCATGACCCCGGCGAGGCCGATGGGCCCGCGCTCGTCGGTGATCACCAGGTCCTCGGCGTGCAGCTTCCGCGTGACGCCGTCGAGGGTGACGATCTTCTCGCCCTCCTCGGCCCGGCGCACGCCGATGGTGCCCTGGACGAGGGAGCGGTCGTAGGCGTGCAGCGGCTGGCCCAGCTCCATCATCACGTAGTTGGTGATGTCGACGGCGAGCGAGATCGGGCGCATGCCGACCTTCTGCAGCCGGCGCTTCAGCCAGATCGGGGAGCGCGTCTCGGGGTCGAGCCCGGTGACGGTGCGGGCCGTGAAGCGGTCGCAGCCGAGCGGGTCCGAGACCTGGACGGCGTACCCGAACGCGTTGGGGCCGGGGACGTCGAGGAGCGCCGGGTCGCGCAGCGGCAGACCGTAGGCGATGGCGGTCTCGCGGGCGACGCCACGGATCGACAGGCAGTCGCCGCGGTTGGCGGTGACGGCGATGTCGAGGACCTCGTCGACCAGCTCCAGCAGCTCGATCGCGTCCTTGCCGACCTCGGTCTCGGGCGGCAGCACGATGATGCCCTTGGTGCCGTCGTCGCCCATGCCCAGCTCGTCGCTGGAGCAGATCATGCCGTGGGAGGTCTTGCCGTACGTCTTGCGGGCGGAGATGGCGAAGCCGCCGGGCAGTTCGGCACCGGGCAGGACGACCACGACCTTGTCGCCGACGGCGAAGTTGCGGGCGCCGCAGACGATCTCCTGGGGCTCACCGGTGCCGTTGGCCGTGGAGACGTCGACGGTGCAGAAGCGGATGGGCTTCTTGAACTCCGTCAGCTCCTCGATGGTCAGCACCTGACCGACGACGAGGGGGCCCTTGAGGCCGTCGCCGAGCTGCTCGACCGTCTCGACCTCCAGACCGGCCGAGATCAGCTTGGCCTGGACGTCACGACCGGTCTCGGTGGCCGGCAGGTCGACGTACTCCCGCAGCCAGGAAAGCGGGACCCGCATCAGATCTCCATCCCGAACGGCCGGGTGAACCGGACGTCACCCTCGACCATGTCTCGCATGTCTTCGACGTTGTGGCGGAACATCAGCATCCGTTCGATGCCGAACCCGAAGGCGAATCCGCTGTACTTCTCGGGGTCGACCCCGCAGGCGGTGAGGACCTTGGGGTTGACCATGCCGCAGCCGCCCAGCTCGATCCAGCCCTCGCTGGAGCAGGTGCGGCAGGGGCGGTCGGGGTTGCCGACGGACTCGCCGCGGCAGACGTAGCAGACCATGTCCATCTCGGCGGACGGCTCGGTGAACGGGAAGAAGTTCGGCCGCAGCCGGGTCTTCATGCCCTCCCCGAACAGCGCCTGGACCATGTGGTCCATCGTGCCCTTGAGGTCGGCCATGGTCAGGCCCTCGTCGACGGCGAGCAACTCGACCTGGCGGAAGACCGGGGTGTGCGTGGCGTCCAGCTCGTCGGTGCGGTACACGACACCGGGGCAGATCACGTACACCGGCAGCTCGCGGCTGAGCAGGGAGCGGATCTGCACGGGCGAGGTGTGGGTGCGCAGCACGACACCGGACTCGGTGCCGCCTTCCGGGCCCTGGACGAAGAAGGTGTCGGCCTCGCCGCGGGCCGGGTGGTCCGGGCCGATGTTGAGGGCGTCGAAGTTGAACCACTCGGCCTCGGCCTGGGGGCCCTCGGCGACCTCGTAGCCCATGGCCACGAAGACGTCCTCGATGCGCTCGGAGAGGGTGGTGAGCGGATGGCGGGCGCCGGCCGGTACGCGGTCGTACGGCAGCGTGACGTCCACGGCCTCCTCGACCAGCACCCGGGCGTCGCGCTCGGCCTCCAGCTCGCTCTGGCGGGCGGCGAGGCCCTTGTTGACCGCGCCCCGGGCCTGGCCGACGAGCTTGCCTGCGGCGGCCTTCGCCTGCGGGGGCAGGGCGCCGATCTCGCGGTTGGCGAGGGCCAGCGGGGAGGTGCCGCCGGTGTGGGCGACCTTGGCCTCCTGGAGGGCGTCGAGTGAGTCCGCGGCGGCGAAGGCGGCGAGCGCCTCGTCCCGCATGCGCTCGATCTCTTCGGGTTTCAGGGCCTCGACCTCTACAGGGTCGTACGACTTGTTCGGTGCCGACATCTCTTCCCGTGCTTCCGATTGGCTGGCGATAGGTCCCCGTGACCGGCGCTCAGGGCCGTGTGCAGGACACAAAGGTGCCAAAGGCCGAGTCTAACGGGGTGGAGGTGGACGAACGCGCCCGTGGTGCTCAGGCCAGGTAGGCCGGTGCCGCCACGGGCAACGTAAATCGGAACTCGGCGCCGCCGACGGGGGCGCGTCCGACCGTGATGGTGCCGCCGTGGGCCTCGACGATGCCCTTGACGATGTAGAGCCCCAGACCGGTGCCGCCGCGCTTGCTGCCCCGCCAGAAGCGGGTGAAGACGCGGTTCATGGACTCCTCCGGGATGCCGGCGCCCTCGTCGCTCACCGTGACCGATGTACCGGTGTCCTCGCCCTCGCGGGGGGACGCCGTGGGCGTGACGTCAATCGTGACGGTTCCCTCGCCGTGCCGCACCGCATTTTCGAGGAGGTTGCTGAGCACCTGGTCGATCTTGTCCGGGTCGGCCCACAGGGCGGGCAGCGGCTGCTCGATCCGCAGCAGGAACCGGTCGGCGGGCTGCCCGGCGGCGACGTACGCCTGGATGTGCCGTCCGACGGCCGCGCCTATGTCGACGGGCTGCCTGCGCACTTCGAGCCGCCCGGAGTCGATCCGGGAGATGTCGAGCAGTTCGGCGATGAGCCGGGTGACGCGGTTGGCGTCGGCGTCCACGGTCTCCAGCATCAGCTTCTTCTGGTCGTCCGTGAACCGCTCCCACTTGGCGAGCAGGGTGGCGGTGAACCCCTTGACCGAGGTCAGCGGCGACCGCAGCTCATGGGCGACGGTGGCGATCAGCTCGGCGTGACTGCGCTCGGTGCGGCGCCGGGCCTCGGTGTCCCGCAGGGAGACGACGACCCGGCGGACGGGCCCGGTCGGCTCCGTCCGGACGTAGCGGGCCGATACGAGGATCTCGCGCGCCCCGGGCAGCAGCAGGTTCCGCTCGGGCTGCCCGACCCGGATGGCGAGCCCCCCGTACGGGTCGGTCAGCTGCCACCAGCGGCGGCCTTCGAGGTCCTCTAACGGGAGGGCCCATTCGAGGGGGCGGCCGAGGGCGTCGGCGGCGGGGGTGGCGGTGATCCGGGCGGCGGCGGCGTTGAAGCAGATCACCCGGCCGTTCTCGTCGGCCACGACCAGTCCGTCGGGGAGGTCGTCGGGGTCGATGCCCAGCTCGGCGAGATCGTCGTGCCGGGCCGCGGACGGGGCGAGCACGTCACGTGCCCCCAGTGTGCTGCTCCTGCCGACCCTCATCCCCGTACCCCACCTCTCGCGTTGTGCAGTGGGCCCCCGAGCCCGTCACCCTACTAGCTGGGCGTGACGGTGCGGCACCCTCCGAAGGCGCGCTGTGCACGGGCGGACGCATAGAGACATACGGCGGCGGCGGTCGCCAGGTTCAGGCTCTCGGCCTTTCCGTGGATCGGCACCCGGACGACCGCGTCGGCAAGCGCCCTCGTCTCCTCGGGCAGCCCCCACGCCTCGTTCCCGAACACCCAGGCCGTGGGCCCGCCCATGGTGCCCTTGTCCAACTCGTCGTCGAGGTCGTCCCGGCCCGCGCCGTCGGCGGCGAGGACGCGTACACCGACGC encodes the following:
- a CDS encoding NUDIX domain-containing protein, with product MQWAKQSEQTVYSNRWFSVNLADVALPDGRHLDHFLIRLRPVAVATVVNEANEVLLLWRHRFITDSWGWELAAGVVEDGEPVVEAAARELEEETGWRPGPLHHLMSVEPSNGLTDARHHIYWADEGAYVGHPVDDFESDRREWVPLKLVPDMVARGEVPAANMAAALLLLHHLRLDRP
- a CDS encoding transcriptional regulator; this encodes MQPNTLLDAILDEAGISHAGLAAHVNQAGRARGLALRYEHTAVARWLKGQRPRGQVPDLICEVLAGRLRRTVTLDDIGLGVPGELTSPHGAGLSGFVERATALWRSDEQQRPHVLGAPAVTGTPAVMPVWEWENPPEDVDVSRGGRHRVSIADIEMLRAARTHYEQLYRKAGGVATRARIVGFLNSEAAPLLRGSYTDATGRQLHRATGGLVAIAGICAYDSDAHGLAQRYFHQALRLAKASGDRGLGAYVIALLVNQSLFMREHRQAVAFAEAALRTAGKHITPALSSDLYAMQAKAYAHLGDGTSALSCIRRAEQAAERIRRGYEPDETGYVQPGLVNVQVAEALLSLGDLTAAAEHAAAAVGTPAHDRGRVHRLAMLSQIELRQGNADKAAATAVEMAERARGMESMRLRERLRAVREHLVRSGCAGTSEAAELIDGALRVPL
- a CDS encoding PP2C family protein-serine/threonine phosphatase, which encodes MIRSRAGAPRRSGRRHVRRALGGVRIVGGAVFLAVGTGLMLHVRQVMLREVRQAREAACAVRGVLLRPPPARVDGLATAAAQLSADRGAHAGGDLYEVISTEHGVRVVMGDVRGHGLAAVGTVAAVLGSFREAVHDEAELAGVLTRLDRALARHHRARAHAEDTEDFVTVLLLEIAPDGALHALNCGHPWPYLLSGGRAELVAPAEPLPPLGAFPLPGDLPVTPCGRLLPGEALFLHTDGVPDARDAERRFFPLESVLAEAVRGRPISPHSVLRAVFTQLLRHTRGRPKDDIAILVLRNDRPLTLRGARNGATGHGRPAADNPPLAPTP
- the pheT gene encoding phenylalanine--tRNA ligase subunit beta, which translates into the protein MRVPLSWLREYVDLPATETGRDVQAKLISAGLEVETVEQLGDGLKGPLVVGQVLTIEELTEFKKPIRFCTVDVSTANGTGEPQEIVCGARNFAVGDKVVVVLPGAELPGGFAISARKTYGKTSHGMICSSDELGMGDDGTKGIIVLPPETEVGKDAIELLELVDEVLDIAVTANRGDCLSIRGVARETAIAYGLPLRDPALLDVPGPNAFGYAVQVSDPLGCDRFTARTVTGLDPETRSPIWLKRRLQKVGMRPISLAVDITNYVMMELGQPLHAYDRSLVQGTIGVRRAEEGEKIVTLDGVTRKLHAEDLVITDERGPIGLAGVMGGADTEIADHDDLEKASSDVVIEAAHFDQVAIARTARRHKLSSEASRRFERGVDPQAAAAAAQRTVDLLVLLAGGTADAGVTEVVAPSAPHTITVPADHPDKVAGVHYGRETVVRRLQEVGCDVYGADELIVTVPSWRPDLTEVNDLAEEVIRLEGYENLPSTLPKPPSGRGLTHRQRLHRRVGRALAGAGYVEAPNYPFIGEQVFDQLGLDADDPARRVVRLTNPLNDEEPALRTSLLPGLLGALRRNDGRGTHDLALFETGLVFLPREEQRIAASPPVDRRPTDEEIASLNAALPEQPRHVAVVVAGAREQAGWWGKGRAADWADTVEAGRAVAREAGAELIVRKGQYGPWHPGRCAELVVVADGVEQVVGHAGELHPRVLKALGLPARTAAMELDLDALERVGDDTPRAPGISTFPVATQDVALVVDAFVPHADVEAALREGAGELLEGIRLFDVYENAEQLGDGRKSLAYALRFRAGDRTLTVDEASAARDAAVALAGERTGAVLRS
- the pheS gene encoding phenylalanine--tRNA ligase subunit alpha, with translation MSAPNKSYDPVEVEALKPEEIERMRDEALAAFAAADSLDALQEAKVAHTGGTSPLALANREIGALPPQAKAAAGKLVGQARGAVNKGLAARQSELEAERDARVLVEEAVDVTLPYDRVPAGARHPLTTLSERIEDVFVAMGYEVAEGPQAEAEWFNFDALNIGPDHPARGEADTFFVQGPEGGTESGVVLRTHTSPVQIRSLLSRELPVYVICPGVVYRTDELDATHTPVFRQVELLAVDEGLTMADLKGTMDHMVQALFGEGMKTRLRPNFFPFTEPSAEMDMVCYVCRGESVGNPDRPCRTCSSEGWIELGGCGMVNPKVLTACGVDPEKYSGFAFGFGIERMLMFRHNVEDMRDMVEGDVRFTRPFGMEI
- a CDS encoding sensor histidine kinase, which translates into the protein MRVGRSSTLGARDVLAPSAARHDDLAELGIDPDDLPDGLVVADENGRVICFNAAAARITATPAADALGRPLEWALPLEDLEGRRWWQLTDPYGGLAIRVGQPERNLLLPGAREILVSARYVRTEPTGPVRRVVVSLRDTEARRRTERSHAELIATVAHELRSPLTSVKGFTATLLAKWERFTDDQKKLMLETVDADANRVTRLIAELLDISRIDSGRLEVRRQPVDIGAAVGRHIQAYVAAGQPADRFLLRIEQPLPALWADPDKIDQVLSNLLENAVRHGEGTVTIDVTPTASPREGEDTGTSVTVSDEGAGIPEESMNRVFTRFWRGSKRGGTGLGLYIVKGIVEAHGGTITVGRAPVGGAEFRFTLPVAAPAYLA